CGCCCAGCGCTTCCTCGACGGTCTCTCCGGGCTGACCTACGACTGGAAGGCGAAGCACCTCGTCGACGTCGCCCGCTACCTCAGCCTCGACGAGCTGGCGGCCAGCGTGATCGTGCTGTGCGTCGGGTCCGGCGTCAGCATCACCGAGCTGCGCCGGGCACGGCAGTACCTGCCCGTGGACACCCGGGTGATCGCGATGCGCTGCCTGGTCGGGCAGGAGCCGTCGGTGCGCTGGTTGGGCGATCTCGCCGTGTCCACCGTCGGCCGGCTCGAGGAGCTCGGTGTCGCCGTACGACGGGTGTCCGCATGACCGCGCTCAGGCCGCCGCCCGGCCCGCCCGGCCCGCCGCCGGGACCCCCGCCCGTCGGCCCGCCGGTGCGCTCGGCCAGCACCAGCACCAGCGGCCCGGTGGTGGTCGTGCCGCAGCGCCGCGGCCGGCCGGGCACCCTGCCCTCGTGGTGGCTGGTGCTCGTCGACGCCGTGCTCGTCGTCGGACTCGGCGTGCTCTGCGCGTGGCCGCTCGGCGAGGCCTACCTGGGTCACCGCTGGCTGGTGGCCCTCGTCGCGGGGCTGGGCCTGGGCGTCCTCGTCGCCTGTGTCAGCGCACGGCTGCGCTGGGGGGCGTGGCTCACGGTGCTCGTCGCCGTGGCCGGCTACCTCGCGGTCGGCTCCGCCGTCGTCGTCCCCGATCGCACGAGGGGCGGGGTGCTGCCGACGGCCGACTCGCTGCGCGACCTCGTCACCGGGGCGACCCGCACCTGGCGGGAGTCGCTGACCCTGCCGGTGCCCCTCGCCGAGACCGGCACCGTGCTGATCGTGCCGTTGCTGACCGGTCTGGCCGGCGGGCTGGCGGCCGCCGTGCTGCTGTGGCGCACCCGCCGGGCCGGGCTCGCGGGACCGGTGCTCGGACTGGTCCTCGTCGTCGGCTGCGCGTTCGGCGACATCACCGCGGAGGCCACCTTGCTGCGTGGCCTCGCGGTGGCGGCCGTCGCCGTCGTGTGGCTGCGGTGGCGCGAGCAGCGGCACGTGCGCGCCCGCTGGGGACGCCGCGTCGTGGCGACCCTCGCGGTCGTCGCGCTCGCCGGCGGTGCCGCGCTGGGCGTCGCCGCGATGGCCGGGACCGGCGACCAGCGCGCGGTGCTGCGCGACCACGTCGACCCGCCCTTCGACCCCCGGGACTACCCGAGCCCGCTCGCGAAGTTCCGCGCCTACAAGAAGAAGGAGGCGCTGCGCGACACCACCCTCTTCACCGTCGACGGTCTCGACAGCGGCACCCGCGTCCGGTTCGCGGTCATGGACTACTACGACGGCATCGTGTGGAACGTGTCCGGCGGCCCCGGCTCGGTGCACGACTCCGGCACCTTCCGGCGCCTGCGCAACGACCCGGAGGCCAACCTCGAGGCGACCACCCGCGGGACCATCACGATCGGCGCCTACACCGGCGTGTGGGTCCCCAGCGTGGGCACCACGCTGTCGATGACCCCGCTGACCAACGGCGAGGTCGACGGCGAGGCCGCGGGTGAGCTGGTCATCAACCGCGAGACGGAGACCGTCGCGCAGATCGGTGGGGTCAAGCAGGGCACCACCTTCGAGATCGAGGCCGAGGTCGCCCCCGAGCTCGCCGACGAGGAGGTCAGGGAGCTGCGCGCCGCGTCCGTCGCGCTGCCGCGGCCGAAGATGGTGCCCGAGGAGCTCGTCGAGCGGGTCCAGCGCTGGCAGGTGGAGGCGGGGTTCGACCGCGGCACCGACGGCGAGGTCGCGCTGTTCCTGCGCGACGCGTTCCGCGAGCACGGCTACTACTCCGACGGGGTCGACGACTTCACGCCCTCCGGCCACGGCTTCAGCCGGCTCGCGGTGCTGATGAAGACGGCCACGCCGGTCGGCAACGCCGAGCAGTACGCCGCCGCGATGGCGCTGGCCGGGCAGCAGATGAACCTGCCGATCCGGGTCGTCATCGGCTTCAAGGTGCCGCCGGGCGGCGGCGAGGTGCGGGGCGAGGACGTCACGGCCTGGACCGAGGTGAAGTTCGACGGCGCGGGCTGGGTCGCCTTCGACCCGACGCCCGAGGAGGACAAGAAGCTCCGCAAGCCGAACGACGAGCCCAACGAGGAGCCGCAGCCGCAGGTGCTGCAGCCGCCGCGGGTGCCCGGCGAGCCCAAGGAGGCGAGCGACAACCTCCAGCAGGGTGACGGCGAGCGAAGCGACATCGACATCCTCGAGGTGCTCGGCACGATCCTCGGCATCCTCCTCGACGTCGCGAAGATCGCCCTGCTGACGCTGCCGCTGTGGGGCGTCCTGCTCTACAAGTTCCTGCGCCGCCGCCGGCGCCGCAGGGCCGGCGACGCGACGGTGCGGCTGACCGGTGCCTGGCGCGAGCTCGCCGACCGGATGCGCGACCTCGGCGTCCGGCCGGCGCCGGGGGCCACCCGCCGCGAGAGCGCCTACGCCGCCGCGGACCGCTACGACGTCGTACCGGTCGTGACGCTGGCGCACACCGCCGACCGGCACGTCTACGGCGCGGACGAGCCGACGCCCGACGAGGCCAGCGCCTACTGGGCGGACGTCGACACGGCGCTGAAGCGGATCCGCAAGGCGACGCCGTGGTGGCGGCGCCTGCTCGCCCGGTTCTCGCTCGCCTCGGTGCCCTGGCGCGCAGCCCTGGCCCGGGCGCGGGCCCGCCTGCGCCGGATCGGTGCAGCCGTCGGGCGCCGGGTGCTGGCGTTCTGGCCGGTGGCGCGGGTCCGGGCCGGCGTGCGGCGGCTCGCACGGCGCGAGGGCACTGGTAGTTTCCGGCGCAAGCGTTGATCGTCGCCGGCCGTCGCGGCCGGCTGTCCCGGGGGAGCACTGCCATGTCCATTCGCCGTTGGGCGGGCGCTGTCACGGTGCTGGTGCTGGGCGTCACCACCGGGCTCGCCGCGCCACCGGCGGCGCACGCCGCGGTCGGTTCCGCCGTGCTCGGCTCGTGGGACTACGTCTCGGTCCCCTCGGGCTGCGCCAACGCCCTGAACGGCACGGAGCCCGGTGACGTCACCGTGAAGGCGGACGGCGCCTGGCGCACGGTTCGGCTGCGGAGGTCCGGCACGCTGAGCAGCAGCGCCGTGTCCGGGGCGACCACGGTGACCGGCCGGATCGCCACCGACAGCCGTGGCTCGACGAAGGTCGGGATCAAGGTGTCAGCCTCGGCCACCGCCAAGCCGCGCAGCCCGTCGATCTGCGCGGTCGACAACTACGCGGTCGACGCGACCGTCTCCGCCCGCCAGGCCGTCACCCCGGCGCGGTCCTGGCTGGTCGTCCGCAGCAGCGGGAGCACGCGCGGGAGCTCGCAGACCGGCTTCGGGTCGCCCGACGTCACCGGCGGGTTCGTGGCCCTCGGCCGCTCGCTCACCAAGCTCGTCCCCGCCGGCACCTACACCCTGGGCGGGGGCGTGGACGCCTCGGTCAACGTGCCGGCGAACTCCACGACCGCGCGCTCGGCCGCGGCGAGCGCGACCGCCACCGTCGCCCTCTTCCCGATCGGGACCCTGCGGGCGCGTTCCGGTGACGGCCTGGGCTACGTCAAGGCCGGTCACCGCGACTGCACCCACAACCGAGTGAAGGCCTACTTCAGCGATGCGGCCCGCACCACCGTCCGCTCGGCCACCTTCTCGGTCGAGGGCGACCGGAGGTTCACGCTGACCGGCAGCCAGCTCCAGCGCGACGCCGTCTTCGTCTCCTCCGTCCCACGGGCTTCGAGCGGCGCGATCCGGGTGGACATCGTGCTGAGGTCGGGAGCCCGCCGGACGTCGTACGCGACGTCCTGGCCCTGCGCCTGAGCGTCCGCCCGGTCGCGGCGACCGTTGACAAGTGACAGGACTGTCACTAATCATGGCCAGCGGTTCGTGACGACGGTCACGGGGAGGGTTGGTCGGTTCATGGGGTCCTGCACGTCCCGCCGTGCTCGGTTCGCGGCGTCCTTGCTCGCGATCGCCGTCGCGTTCGGCGCATCGCTCACTTCGGTCGCGCCGGGCGCCCAGGCTGCTCCGGCAGCTGCTCCGGCTGTCCGGGGTGCCGCCGCGACGCCGGACCCGTTCTTCACCTACACGGGCACCAAGCCGCTGGCGGACTACGCGCCCGGCACGGTGCTGAGGACGCGGACGGTGCCCTACAGCGTGGCGGGCCTCGACCTGCCGCTCACCGTCGTGCAGGTCCTCTTCCGCACGACCGACGCCCGCGGCCGGGCGGTCGCCGGGGTGACCTCGGTGATCAAGCCGCCGACCGGTACGGCGACCCGCGTGGTCTCCTACCAGTCGTTCTACGACTCCCTCGACCCCGAGCACGGGCCCTCGCGCGCCTTCACCGGTGCGCGGACGCTGGGCGCGATGCCCGCGCACGTCGAGACGCTGCTGGTGTCGTCCTTCCTGCTGCAGGGCTACGCGATCGTCATGGCGGACACGCAGGGGCCGACGGCCGACTTCGCCGCCGGTCCCGAGTACGGCTATGTCACCCTCGACTCGATCCGCGCGGTCCTCCGGGCGAGCGGCACCGGCATCGCCCCCACCGCCAAGGTCGGCCTGCTCGGCTACTCCGGCGGCGCGATCGCCACCAACTGGGCGTCCACGCTCGCGCCGTCGTACGCGCCCGACGTCAACCGCCGGCTGGTCGGCGCCGCCGAGGGCGGCGTGCTGGTGCGGCCCTCGGCCAATCTCGGGTACGTCGACGGCTCGATGGTCTGGGCCGGCGTGATGCCGATGGCCGTCGTCGGGGTGGCCCGGGCCTACGGGATCGACCTGACGCCGTACCTCAGCGACTACGGCAAGCAGGTCTACGCCAAGCTCCAGAAGGCCTCGATCAGCCAGGTGCTCGGCGCCTACCCGGGCCTGACCTGGAAGCAGCTCACCAAGCCGGCGTACGCCGACCCGGCCGACATCCCGGTCTTCGTGACGACGGTCAACAAGCTCAACCTGGGCAGCCGGCCGAGCCCGACGGTGCCGATGTTCATCGGCCAGGGCACCGGCGGCGAGCTCGAGGGCACGCCGGGCACCAAGGCCGGGCTCGGCCGGGGCGACGGCGTGATGGTGGCCGGCGACGTGCGCACCCTCGCGCGGCAGTACTGCGCCGACGGCACCCGCGTGGTCCACCGCGAGTACCCGCTGAGCCACTTCACGTCGGTGCCGCTGTGGCTGCCCGAGGCGATCGGCTGGCTGGGCGCGCGCTTCGCCGGCACGCCCGCGCCGAGCAACTGCGCGACGATCCGGCCGGGCAACCCGCTCACGCCGCTCGCCGCCTCCTGAGCGGGGCCGGCGCGCGCCGAGGCGCGGGCGCGTGGGTGTGATCTGTGACCCTCGCGCTTGCCGTCGTCGCAGGTCAGCGGCCATACTCCCAGAGAACTAGAACACGTTCTACATGGGGGCAAGGGTGTACGACTTCGAAGGCGAGCACGGAGGTGCTCCGGGAGGCGGGGCACCTGCGCGTGCCCTGATGCTCCTGGAGCTGCCGCGCTGGACGGTCGAGTACGGCGCCTCGCGCCTGCTCGACCTGGCCGCCGTGGCCCTGCCCGATCGCGACCTCGGCGCGGGCCGGCCGGTGCTGGTGCTGCCCGGGTTCTCGGCGCACGACCGGCTGACCGGACGCCTCCGCGGACACCTCGCGCAGCGCGGGTGGCAGGTGCACGGCTGGGAGCTCGGCAGCAACCACGGGCTGACCGAGAGGATCGTCACCGGCCTGCCGCAGCGCCTCGCCGAGGTCGCCGACCGGTACGACGAGCCGGTGGCCGTCGTGGGCTGGAGCTTCGGCGGCCTGCTGGCCCGCTGGCTCGCCCACGAGCACCCCGACCGGGTCCGGCAGGTCGTCTGCCTCGGCTCGCCGTGGCGCGCCGAGGGGGAGCGGACCCGTGCCACCGGGATGTTCGAGAAGTCGCGCGAGAAGCACGGGATCGTCGAGAACGCCCGTGAGATCGTCGACCTGCTGCGCGGGCCGGTTCCGGTGCCGCTCACCGCGGTGTGGTCGAGGACCGACGGGATCGTGCCCTGGCGCGGCTGCACCGTGGACGAGCAGGTCGAGCCTCCCGCCGAGAATGTGGAAGTCGTGAGCAGCCATGTCGGGATGGTCGCCAACCCGCTGGTGCTCTCCGTCGTCGTCGACCGGCTCCGGCAGGACCCGGCCGCGTGGGAGCCCTTCGCCTGGCGCAACGTCCTGCCCGGGCTCCCCGGAGCAGCGTCGTGAGCGCGCTGGAGCGACGCGACCCGACGTACGTCGCCAGCGCGCTGCCGCTGCTCAAGCTGGCCATGAAGGCCTACTTCCGCTCGAGCGTGTCCGGCATGGACAAGGTCCCCGACGGCGGAGCCCTCATCGTCGGCAACCACTCCGGCGGGCTGATGCCGATGGACGTGCCGATCATCGCGGTCTCCTTCGCCGAGACCTTCGGCGCCGACCGGCCGCTCTACTGCCTGGCGCACGACATGCTGTTCACCGGAGCCGCCGGCCCGGTGATGCGCAAGTTCGGGTTCGTCAACGCCACCCGGGAGGCCGCGCACGAGATCCTCACCGCCGGCGGTGTCACGATCGTCTTCCCCGGCGGCGACTACGACACCTTCCGGCCGACCCTCAAGGCCAATGTCGTCGACTTCAACGGGCGCACCGGCTACCTCCGCACGGCGTTGCGGGCGGGCGTGCCGATCGTGCCCGTCGTGTCGATCGGCGGCCAGGAGTCGCAGCTCTTCCTGACCCGCGGGGAGTGGCTGGGCAGGTACTCCCCGCTGCGCAGGCTGATGCGGACCGACCTCTTCCCGATCGGCTTCGGCTTCCCGTTCGGCCTGGTGCCCGCACCGCTGAACTTCCCGCTGCCGACCAAGATCACCACGCAGGTGCTGGACCCGATCAACATCGAGGCGGAGTTCGGGCCGGAGCCGGACCTCGCCGAGGTCGACGAGGTCGTGCGCGGGCGGATGCAGGACGCGCTGACGGAGATGTCTCGACAGCGACGCTTCCCGGTGCTGGGGTGATGGTCGTGCTCCACCGGATCCGCACGCAGCTGTGGGTGTTCAAGGTCCTCGTCGCGACGCGGATGCTGGTGCTGATGAGCCCGGCGAAGTACGTCCGCCTGGTGCGGATCCTGCGCGAGCAGGGGACCAACGCCACGACGAGCTTCGCCCTCGCCGCCGTACGACGCCCGCACGGCACCGGCCTCGTGGACGAGCGCGGCGCGCTGACCTGGCAGGAGCTGCAGGACCGCTCCGCGGCGCTGGCCGCCGGGCTCCTCGCGACAACCGGTGCTGACGACGCGCGCATCGAAACCGTGGCGATCCTGTGCCGCAACCACCGTGGCTTCGTCGACGCGCTGCTCGCCAACTCGCGGCTCGGCGGCAGCGCGCTGCTGCTGAACACCGGCTTCTCCGGACCGCAGCTGGCCGACGTGATGGAGCGCGAGGGCGCCCGCGTCATCCTGTACGACGAGGAGTTCGCCGGCGTCGTCGCGGACGCCCGGTCCCGCATCGACGGACTGGTCGAGGTCCTCGGCTGGACCGACTCACCCGTCCCCACCGGGGTCCTGAGCATCGAGGGCCTGATCGAGGCACACGCCGGACAGGCGCCGCCGAAGCCGGCCACCCGCGGCCGGGTCGTGCTGCTCACCTCCGGCACGACCGGCACGCCGAAGGGCGCCCGCCGCAGCGGGGGCGGCGCGGACGAGCTCGCCGGCATGCTGGAGATGATCCCGTGGCGCGGGGAGGAGACCGCCGTCGTCGCCGCGCCGATGTTCCACGCCTGGGGCTTCGGCCAGCTCGTGATCGCCGCGACCATGACCACCACGGTCGTCCTCCGCCGCAAGTTCGACCCGGAGGCCACGCTGGCGCTCGTCGACGAGCACCGCGCGACCGGCCTCAGCGTCGTACCCGTCATGCTGGAGCGGATCATGGAGCTGCCGCCCGCGGTCCTGGACCGCTACTCCCTGCGCAGCCTGCGCTTCGTGTCGGCCAGCGGCTCGCGGATGAAGCCGCAGTCGGTCATCGCCTTCATGGACCGCTTCGGCGACGTCGTGCACAACAGCTACAACGCCACCGAGGCGGGGCAGATCAGCGTCGCCCAGCCGGCCGACCTCCGGCACGCGCCGGACACCGCGGGCCGGCCGGTGCGCGGCACCCTGCTGCGGGTGGTCGACGACAACGGCCGCGATGTCGGGCCCGAGGTGGTGGGACGGATCCTGGTCCGCGGTGCCTCGCCCTTCGACGGCTACACCGCCGGCGCCGAGAAGGACTTCATCGACGGCTACATGGTCAGCGGCGACGTCGGCCGGCTCGACGCCGACGGGCGGCTCTACGTGGTCGGGCGCGACGACGACATGATCGTGTCGGGCGGCGAGAACGTCTACCCGATCGAGGTCGAGAAGGTCCTCGGAGCCCACCCAGCCGTCCGCGAGGTGGTGGTCGTCGGGGTCGACGACGAGGCGTTCGGCCAGCGACTGGCGGCGTACGTCGCCGTGCAGCACGGCAGCGAGGCGCCCACCGTCGACGACCTGAAGGCCCATGTGCGCGACCGGCTCGCCGGCTACAAGGTGCCACGCGATGTCGTCTTCCTCGACGCGCTGCCCCGCAACGCCTCGGGCAAGATCATGGTCCGCGAGCTGCCCGGGTTGGCGTCGTGAACGGCGGGAGGGTCCGCCCGGCGATCGAGCGGATGACGGGCTTCGACGCGGGCTTCCTCTACATGGAGACCCCGTCGGTCCACATGCACACCCTCAAGATCGCCATCCTCGAGGCCGACGACGCCCTGTCGTACGACGCCTTCGTGGCCGGCATCCTGGCCCGGCTCAAGCGGCTGCCACCGCTGCGGCGCCGGGTCGTGGAGGTGCCCTTCGGGCTCAACCACCCGGTGTGGGTGACCCAGCGCCGGATCGACGTGCCCCACCACATCCGCCGGCACCGGATCGGCGGCCCCGACAACGAGGGGAGCATGCACGACCTCGAGCAGCTCATCGGGATCATCGCCAGCACGCCGCTGCACCGCGACCGGCCGCTGTGGGAGCTGCACTACTGCGAGGGCCTGGAGGGCGGCAGGGTCGCCGTCGTCGGC
Above is a genomic segment from Nocardioides aromaticivorans containing:
- a CDS encoding esterase/lipase family protein, which codes for MLLELPRWTVEYGASRLLDLAAVALPDRDLGAGRPVLVLPGFSAHDRLTGRLRGHLAQRGWQVHGWELGSNHGLTERIVTGLPQRLAEVADRYDEPVAVVGWSFGGLLARWLAHEHPDRVRQVVCLGSPWRAEGERTRATGMFEKSREKHGIVENAREIVDLLRGPVPVPLTAVWSRTDGIVPWRGCTVDEQVEPPAENVEVVSSHVGMVANPLVLSVVVDRLRQDPAAWEPFAWRNVLPGLPGAAS
- a CDS encoding lysophospholipid acyltransferase family protein: MSALERRDPTYVASALPLLKLAMKAYFRSSVSGMDKVPDGGALIVGNHSGGLMPMDVPIIAVSFAETFGADRPLYCLAHDMLFTGAAGPVMRKFGFVNATREAAHEILTAGGVTIVFPGGDYDTFRPTLKANVVDFNGRTGYLRTALRAGVPIVPVVSIGGQESQLFLTRGEWLGRYSPLRRLMRTDLFPIGFGFPFGLVPAPLNFPLPTKITTQVLDPINIEAEFGPEPDLAEVDEVVRGRMQDALTEMSRQRRFPVLG
- a CDS encoding DUF4129 domain-containing transglutaminase family protein; amino-acid sequence: MTALRPPPGPPGPPPGPPPVGPPVRSASTSTSGPVVVVPQRRGRPGTLPSWWLVLVDAVLVVGLGVLCAWPLGEAYLGHRWLVALVAGLGLGVLVACVSARLRWGAWLTVLVAVAGYLAVGSAVVVPDRTRGGVLPTADSLRDLVTGATRTWRESLTLPVPLAETGTVLIVPLLTGLAGGLAAAVLLWRTRRAGLAGPVLGLVLVVGCAFGDITAEATLLRGLAVAAVAVVWLRWREQRHVRARWGRRVVATLAVVALAGGAALGVAAMAGTGDQRAVLRDHVDPPFDPRDYPSPLAKFRAYKKKEALRDTTLFTVDGLDSGTRVRFAVMDYYDGIVWNVSGGPGSVHDSGTFRRLRNDPEANLEATTRGTITIGAYTGVWVPSVGTTLSMTPLTNGEVDGEAAGELVINRETETVAQIGGVKQGTTFEIEAEVAPELADEEVRELRAASVALPRPKMVPEELVERVQRWQVEAGFDRGTDGEVALFLRDAFREHGYYSDGVDDFTPSGHGFSRLAVLMKTATPVGNAEQYAAAMALAGQQMNLPIRVVIGFKVPPGGGEVRGEDVTAWTEVKFDGAGWVAFDPTPEEDKKLRKPNDEPNEEPQPQVLQPPRVPGEPKEASDNLQQGDGERSDIDILEVLGTILGILLDVAKIALLTLPLWGVLLYKFLRRRRRRRAGDATVRLTGAWRELADRMRDLGVRPAPGATRRESAYAAADRYDVVPVVTLAHTADRHVYGADEPTPDEASAYWADVDTALKRIRKATPWWRRLLARFSLASVPWRAALARARARLRRIGAAVGRRVLAFWPVARVRAGVRRLARREGTGSFRRKR
- a CDS encoding AMP-binding protein: MLHRIRTQLWVFKVLVATRMLVLMSPAKYVRLVRILREQGTNATTSFALAAVRRPHGTGLVDERGALTWQELQDRSAALAAGLLATTGADDARIETVAILCRNHRGFVDALLANSRLGGSALLLNTGFSGPQLADVMEREGARVILYDEEFAGVVADARSRIDGLVEVLGWTDSPVPTGVLSIEGLIEAHAGQAPPKPATRGRVVLLTSGTTGTPKGARRSGGGADELAGMLEMIPWRGEETAVVAAPMFHAWGFGQLVIAATMTTTVVLRRKFDPEATLALVDEHRATGLSVVPVMLERIMELPPAVLDRYSLRSLRFVSASGSRMKPQSVIAFMDRFGDVVHNSYNATEAGQISVAQPADLRHAPDTAGRPVRGTLLRVVDDNGRDVGPEVVGRILVRGASPFDGYTAGAEKDFIDGYMVSGDVGRLDADGRLYVVGRDDDMIVSGGENVYPIEVEKVLGAHPAVREVVVVGVDDEAFGQRLAAYVAVQHGSEAPTVDDLKAHVRDRLAGYKVPRDVVFLDALPRNASGKIMVRELPGLAS
- a CDS encoding lipase family protein; the encoded protein is MLAIAVAFGASLTSVAPGAQAAPAAAPAVRGAAATPDPFFTYTGTKPLADYAPGTVLRTRTVPYSVAGLDLPLTVVQVLFRTTDARGRAVAGVTSVIKPPTGTATRVVSYQSFYDSLDPEHGPSRAFTGARTLGAMPAHVETLLVSSFLLQGYAIVMADTQGPTADFAAGPEYGYVTLDSIRAVLRASGTGIAPTAKVGLLGYSGGAIATNWASTLAPSYAPDVNRRLVGAAEGGVLVRPSANLGYVDGSMVWAGVMPMAVVGVARAYGIDLTPYLSDYGKQVYAKLQKASISQVLGAYPGLTWKQLTKPAYADPADIPVFVTTVNKLNLGSRPSPTVPMFIGQGTGGELEGTPGTKAGLGRGDGVMVAGDVRTLARQYCADGTRVVHREYPLSHFTSVPLWLPEAIGWLGARFAGTPAPSNCATIRPGNPLTPLAAS